The proteins below come from a single Mangifera indica cultivar Alphonso chromosome 16, CATAS_Mindica_2.1, whole genome shotgun sequence genomic window:
- the LOC123199821 gene encoding ankyrin repeat domain-containing protein, chloroplastic, translated as MLSLLNPRPSFLLPRSFHSFPHKLFSSPKNLKFCTKKLYSLSPSESSSYILQDSGLELEDRVIGDCLVFEEGVFEDPYLQNDVGFEKKPDSNKPKRESKKASLEVEGENLVPEKWRQVQEEINLTKKDKRKIRQEMEYGSRVEQRKEGYLPLRSLNLQEYLEYKKAKLAQLKPVVLDNPERLPDDKEPEDDEANRNVSSSKRLAPKNPKWAVYGRGLDDVSEFFNKSYEPPDKKTEGPRKLFTKEEKILLNKKIPDLATATSKKWLPLHTLAATGEFYIVDALLKHNVDINAVDKDGLTALHRAIIGNKQAVSNYLLRESANPFVCDDNGATLLHYAVQTASSPAIKILLLYNVDINLQDNDGWTPLHLAVQARRTDIVRLLLIKGANKTLKNQDGLTPLDLCLYSGKDTRTYELIKLLLQLPKRR; from the exons ATGTTGTCGCTCCTAAACCCCAGACcgtcttttcttcttcctcgcTCTTTTCATTCATTTCCCCACAAGCTTTTTTCATCaccaaaaaacttaaaattctgTACTAAAAAACTCTACTCTCTCTCCCCTTCTGAATCTTCTTCTTACATTCTCCAAGACAGCGGCCTCGAACTTGAAGACCGTGTAATCGGCGACTGTCTAGTCTTCGAGGAAGGCGTGTTCGAGGATCCTTACCTCCAAAACGACgttggttttgaaaaaaaaccTGACTCAAATAAACCTAAACGGGAAAGCAAAAAAGCTTCTCTGGAAGTCGAAGGGGAAAATTTGGTTCCGGAGAAATGGAGACAGGTTCAAGAGGAAATTAACCTGACGAAGAAAGATAAGCGCAAGATTAGACAGGAAATGGAGTATGGTAGCCGAGTTGAGCAGAGGAAAGAAGGCTATCTTCCTTTGAGGAGTTTAAATTTGCAAGAATATTTGGAGTACAAGAAAGCTAAATTGGCTCAGTTGAAGCCGGTAGTTCTTGATAACCCTGAACGTTTGCCTGATGATAAAGAGCCTGAAGATGATGAAGCCAATAGGAACGTGTCTTCGAGCAAGCGATTGGCACCAAAGAATCCGAAATGGGCGGTTTATGGTCGAGGCTTGGATGATGTTTCGGAGTTTTTTAACAAATCTTATGAGCCTCCTGATAAGAAAACTGAAG GTCCACGAAAGTTGTTTACTAAAGAGgagaaaattttgttgaataagaAGATACCTGATTTAGCAACCGCTACCTCT AAAAAATGGCTACCTCTTCATACCCTCGCTGCAACTGGAGAGTTCTACATTGTTGATGCTTTATTGAAACATAATGTTGACATCAATGCTGTGGATAAG GATGGCTTGACTGCACTTCACAGAGCAATCATTGGGAATAAGCAGGCAGTTAGTAACTATCTTTTGAGAGAATCAGCGAATCCTTTTGTTTGTGATGAT AATGGGGCTACTTTATTGCATTATGCTGTCCAAACAGCATCAAGTCCAGCAATCAAAATTCTTCTATTATACAATGTTGATATAAATCTTCAAGACAAT GATGGATGGACACCATTACATCTTGCCGTTCAAGCCCGTAGGACAGATATAGTGAGACTGCTATTAATTAAAGGAGCCAATAAAACACTGAAAAACCAG